A stretch of the Actinoalloteichus fjordicus genome encodes the following:
- the leuD gene encoding 3-isopropylmalate dehydratase small subunit, whose protein sequence is MQAFTTHTGVGVPLRRSNVDTDQIIPAVYLKRVSRTGFGDGLFAAWRSDEHFVLNQEPFRAGSVLVAGPDFGTGSSREHAVWALGDYGFRVVVSSRFADIFRGNAGKQGLLAAQCEQSDVEQLWKLLETEPGTELTVDLREKTIVAKDLTVRFHVDDYTRWRLLEGLDDIALTLRHADDIDTFERDRPSRLPTTLPARLG, encoded by the coding sequence ATGCAGGCGTTCACCACGCACACCGGTGTCGGCGTCCCGCTGCGGCGTTCGAACGTCGACACCGACCAGATCATCCCGGCCGTCTACCTGAAGCGCGTCAGCCGGACCGGGTTCGGCGACGGACTCTTCGCGGCCTGGCGGTCCGACGAGCACTTCGTGCTGAACCAGGAGCCGTTCCGAGCGGGCAGCGTGCTCGTGGCGGGCCCGGACTTCGGCACCGGCTCGTCCAGGGAGCACGCCGTCTGGGCGTTGGGCGACTACGGCTTCCGCGTCGTCGTCTCCTCTCGCTTCGCCGACATCTTCCGGGGCAACGCAGGCAAACAGGGCCTGCTGGCCGCGCAGTGCGAACAGTCCGACGTCGAGCAGCTCTGGAAGCTGCTGGAGACCGAGCCGGGTACCGAGTTGACGGTCGACCTCCGAGAGAAGACGATCGTCGCCAAGGACCTGACGGTCCGCTTCCACGTGGACGACTACACGCGGTGGCGCCTCCTGGAGGGCCTGGACGACATCGCACTCACGTTGCGTCATGCCGATGACATCGACACTTTCGAGCGGGATCGTCCATCGCGGCTGCCCACGACCCTCCCCGCCCGACTCGGTTGA
- a CDS encoding HU family DNA-binding protein produces MAKVGNRAYGDARAGRNEQAPLALPGLRAHCSSREGPKVNKAELVDALSQRLGDKKTAGAAVDELVDVIVRSVNKGDKVNISGFGVFEKRARAARTARNPRTGEAVKVKKTTVPAFRPGTNFKEVIDGSRKLPRLPTQRSASSTASRSATESKPSSRAGSASKSTSKSTTSRASSGGTRAAGTRSTSGRSTTGTSRTRPSASGSRSSAASSTSRSTSTRSTTGRSTARSTTKAGTSRSSTAKSTPARSSSSRTKTATTARPSSTTRSTARKTTAKPSSSSSTSTRSAGTGRTTRSASTAKASTGRSATRAGTSRSAAKPSSRSTSSTRKK; encoded by the coding sequence GTGGCGAAGGTCGGAAACCGGGCTTACGGTGACGCCAGAGCCGGCCGGAATGAGCAGGCTCCCCTCGCGCTACCAGGGCTGCGAGCGCACTGTTCGTCTCGGGAGGGACCGAAAGTGAACAAGGCCGAACTCGTCGACGCGCTTTCGCAGCGTCTCGGCGACAAGAAGACCGCAGGTGCTGCGGTCGACGAACTCGTCGACGTCATCGTCCGAAGCGTCAACAAGGGCGACAAGGTGAACATCTCGGGATTCGGAGTCTTCGAGAAGAGAGCCAGAGCCGCCCGTACCGCACGAAATCCCCGAACCGGGGAGGCCGTGAAGGTCAAGAAGACGACGGTGCCGGCCTTCCGGCCCGGAACGAACTTCAAAGAGGTCATCGACGGCAGCCGTAAGCTGCCCCGACTGCCCACCCAGCGATCGGCGAGCAGCACGGCCTCCCGGTCCGCCACGGAGTCCAAGCCGTCGTCGAGGGCGGGATCGGCCTCGAAGTCCACCTCGAAGTCGACGACCAGCCGGGCGAGCTCGGGCGGGACTCGTGCCGCCGGTACCCGGTCGACCAGCGGACGCAGCACGACCGGGACCAGCCGGACCCGGCCCTCGGCGAGCGGCAGCCGATCCTCGGCAGCCTCCTCGACCAGCCGAAGCACGTCCACCCGGTCGACCACGGGCCGGTCGACGGCACGAAGCACCACCAAGGCCGGTACAAGTCGGTCCTCCACCGCGAAGAGCACGCCCGCGCGCTCCTCGTCCAGTCGGACCAAGACCGCCACCACGGCTCGTCCGTCGAGCACCACCCGGAGCACCGCGCGCAAGACCACGGCCAAGCCGTCGAGTTCCTCATCGACGAGCACGCGGTCTGCCGGCACCGGACGCACCACCAGGAGCGCGTCGACCGCGAAGGCCTCCACGGGCCGGAGCGCCACTCGCGCAGGCACGAGCCGGTCGGCGGCCAAGCCGTCGAGCCGGTCGACGAGCAGCACTCGGAAGAAGTAG
- a CDS encoding NUDIX hydrolase yields MAAATDEDVRTTKHVRAAGVVLWRAGGGPAAEREVALVHRPRYDDWSLPKGKAEPGETRHATAVRETTEETGIRPVLDRLLGEVSYTLPATAVDGPLRKTVTYYAARQVTDTVDRATDDEVDQVCWFPPAEAADRLTYPHDRVILRRFGELNGDSRTILLVRHAKAGSRTKWSQPDELRPLSRSGRRQAAALDGLLPLFGPDRVYSAPRTRCRQTVSQTAAALGLAVHDEPVLSEEAYADDPRRTQRRIAEMLDDSTTTLVCSQGAVIPGLVRWFADQAGEQAATEDPPSKKGSLWVLSFHPTRPVLLGSEYLASAEDW; encoded by the coding sequence ATGGCTGCTGCGACAGACGAGGACGTCAGGACCACGAAGCACGTCAGAGCCGCAGGCGTGGTCCTGTGGCGCGCAGGCGGCGGGCCTGCGGCGGAGCGCGAGGTGGCGCTGGTGCACCGACCCCGATACGACGACTGGTCGCTGCCCAAGGGCAAGGCGGAGCCGGGCGAGACCCGGCACGCCACGGCCGTCCGCGAGACCACCGAGGAGACGGGAATCCGACCAGTGCTGGACCGGCTGCTCGGCGAGGTGAGCTACACGCTGCCCGCCACCGCCGTGGACGGCCCGCTGCGCAAGACGGTGACCTACTACGCGGCCAGGCAGGTGACCGACACGGTCGACCGGGCGACCGACGACGAGGTCGACCAGGTCTGCTGGTTCCCGCCTGCCGAGGCCGCCGACCGACTCACCTACCCCCACGACCGCGTCATCCTGCGTCGTTTCGGCGAGCTGAACGGCGACTCCCGAACGATCCTGCTCGTCCGGCACGCGAAGGCGGGCAGCCGCACCAAGTGGTCCCAGCCGGACGAGCTGCGGCCGCTGAGCCGGTCGGGGAGACGCCAGGCCGCCGCGCTGGACGGGTTGCTGCCGCTGTTCGGCCCGGACCGGGTGTACTCGGCGCCGAGGACTCGATGCAGGCAGACGGTGTCGCAGACTGCCGCGGCGCTGGGCCTGGCCGTCCACGACGAGCCGGTGCTGAGTGAGGAGGCCTACGCGGACGACCCTCGGCGGACGCAGCGGCGAATCGCGGAGATGCTCGACGACTCCACGACGACCCTGGTGTGCAGTCAGGGTGCCGTGATCCCCGGCCTGGTCCGGTGGTTCGCCGACCAGGCGGGCGAGCAGGCGGCGACCGAGGACCCGCCGAGCAAGAAGGGCAGTCTGTGGGTGCTGTCCTTCCATCCGACCCGCCCGGTCCTGCTCGGCAGCGAGTATCTGGCGAGCGCGGAGGACTGGTGA